A region from the Cannabis sativa cultivar Pink pepper isolate KNU-18-1 chromosome 9, ASM2916894v1, whole genome shotgun sequence genome encodes:
- the LOC133031134 gene encoding uncharacterized protein LOC133031134, with product MEKFSTSEASPSETSKVDETKRLAKMKSIMPAAVLDSENKSRFLLDLKLSQNDKSFLAAGSGSGTDKGTGSRKELNLFSSNQLVVSAAPSLLSNHNQEEENKPSSAAEELAQPARVFSCNFCKREFSTSQALGGHQNAHKHERMMAKRRQGIDAHGPFGPHRYSPYYPYYPSSSSYYGAYNNRSPLGIMDSVIHHKPNPYPWYNRPFGMTDYGSSGGERGGDMAPWSRQPSMLNSGQRSNDQRLNLDATTPRSRNTITTTAAATGVGGLAGKVDEINRPSTSSGVDFFRRKEPLKTSNNRSGPSSGIDLSLKL from the coding sequence ATGGAGAAATTCAGTACTTCCGAAGCTTCTCCTTCTGAGACCTCAAAGGTAGACGAAACGAAGAGACTGGCCAAGATGAAGTCTATCATGCCTGCTGCAGTACTAGATTCAGAAAACAAATCCCGTTTTCTTCTAGATCTGAAACTGTCCCAGAACGATAAATCGTTCCTAGCGGCTGGTAGTGGGAGTGGCACCGACAAGGGCACCGGTTCAAGGAAAGAACTGAATCTCTTCAGTTCTAATCAACTTGTTGTTAGCGCTGCACCTTCTCTTCTTTCCAACCACAACCAAGAAGAAGAGAATAAACCCTCATCGGCGGCGGAGGAATTGGCTCAACCGGCTAGGGTTTTCTCGTGCAACTTTTGCAAGAGAGAATTCTCCACGTCTCAAGCCTTGGGTGGTCACCAGAACGCTCACAAACATGAGCGTATGATGGCCAAACGACGCCAAGGGATTGATGCTCATGGGCCTTTTGGGCCCCACCGTTACTCACCCTATTACCCATACTATCCCTCATCGTCATCTTACTATGGAGCTTACAATAACAGATCCCCACTTGGGATCATGGATTCGGTGATTCATCATAAGCCTAATCCCTACCCTTGGTACAATAGACCGTTCGGGATGACCGATTATGGCAGCAGCGGCGGTGAACGAGGCGGCGACATGGCCCCTTGGTCAAGGCAGCCCTCAATGCTGAACTCTGGACAACGTTCGAATGATCAGCGACTCAACTTAGATGCCACTACTCCTCGTTCTCGTAATACTATTACTACTACTGCTGCTGCTACTGGGGTTGGTGGTTTGGCCGGTAAGGTTGATGAAATCAACCGTCCCAGTACCAGCAGCGGTGTCGATTTCTTCCGGCGTAAGGAGCCCCTCAAGACCAGTAATAATCGTTCGGGTCCTTCTTCGGGAATTGATTTGTCTCTTAAACTttaa